One window of the Archangium primigenium genome contains the following:
- a CDS encoding glycosyltransferase family 2 protein, whose amino-acid sequence MSGALRVGVVLYNNPVSELQRLLDSLARCQAQPGTPSLACVWWDNSPRDTLREPLLRLLPTADYHFSGENLGFGAAHNRMMARAFASPEVRAYVCVNPDGVLHPRGLAELVAEVSRQPRTGLVEARLFPDEHPKRYDPVTHETPWCSGCVLLITRELYATVGGFDERFFMYCEDVDLSWRARAAGFSVRLAPEALVHHYTVTRETSRTRELSVRRSAALLGAKYGDARFMRARLREYRELGGAPFAEPPVARVDRAVRRIADFEHLFDFAEARW is encoded by the coding sequence GTGTCGGGGGCGCTGCGCGTGGGGGTTGTCCTCTACAACAATCCGGTCTCGGAGCTGCAACGCCTCCTGGACTCGCTCGCGCGCTGCCAGGCGCAGCCGGGCACGCCGTCCCTGGCGTGCGTGTGGTGGGACAACTCGCCGCGCGACACGCTGCGCGAGCCCCTCCTGCGTCTGCTGCCCACGGCGGACTACCACTTCTCCGGGGAGAACCTCGGCTTTGGCGCCGCGCACAACCGGATGATGGCGCGGGCCTTCGCCTCGCCCGAGGTGCGCGCCTACGTCTGCGTGAATCCGGATGGCGTGCTCCATCCGCGGGGCCTCGCGGAGCTGGTGGCCGAGGTGTCCCGACAGCCTCGCACGGGCCTGGTGGAGGCCCGGCTCTTTCCCGATGAGCACCCCAAGCGCTACGACCCCGTGACGCACGAGACGCCGTGGTGCAGCGGCTGCGTGCTGCTCATCACCCGCGAGCTGTACGCCACGGTGGGCGGCTTCGACGAGCGCTTCTTCATGTATTGCGAGGACGTGGACCTGTCCTGGCGCGCGCGGGCCGCGGGCTTCTCCGTGCGGCTGGCTCCCGAGGCGCTCGTGCACCACTACACCGTGACACGCGAGACGAGCCGCACCCGGGAGCTGAGCGTGCGCCGGAGCGCCGCCCTCCTGGGCGCCAAGTATGGCGATGCCCGCTTCATGCGCGCGCGGCTCCGGGAGTACCGCGAGCTGGGCGGCGCGCCCTTCGCGGAGCCGCCCGTGGCGCGCGTGGATCGCGCCGTGCGGCGCATCGCCGACTTCGAGCACCTCTTCGACTTCGCGGAGGCCCGGTGGTGA
- a CDS encoding glycosyltransferase family 2 protein — protein MSDSGEHELSQLAEVRGLDVPSSHRARLGPVITLAKRGVGQALGPLAHVLLAPQVRFNTALAALLSEPGHRWAGSGWARLTPLADPTDWRASEAVLLHGLSPLLQAQHRWNLEVLRWLADAGTAWPPREALGGERLRALEAGCDVLAAVEGPRWLRASRPLWREMLRRQIAFNHACVRGLRRLMGESRPELRMPSAEAYEAWWREREPADIARAAAAVASLSRRPVISLITPTYETPAKVLRACIESVRAQSYPHWELCLVDDGSRDPEVRRIAEAYARAEPRIRFEPLVRNGGIAQASNAALALATGDYVGFLDHDDELAPHALAEVALHLEAHPDTDVLYSDEDKIDLEGRRFNPYFKPDFSPDLLRSVNYFCHFLVVRASLVREVGGVHTGFEGAQDHDLILRLVERTARVAHLPRVLYHWRAMPGSTSLDSSAKPAASDAGRRAVLEHLRRLGEPAHVETQAPGVYRVRPLLREPPRVSILLLSEEADEETETEARELLARTDWPLLEVVLCAGAVADGEPRLRRIAPAREPGLTVAANHLARAARGEVLVFLQPGYRPLEPRWLEELASQALRPDIGVVGARLVDGSGRLQGGGLWLGAEGQRVAPFAGLPDPSLTALGGSHWTRNVLAVDGACLTVRREVFERVGGFDERLPMVGADVAFCLRVTREGPRGLQTPYARLMWCGLPRVDGAGRSSPAVARDPFHNPNLSLDSAGGVALARTERSS, from the coding sequence ATGAGTGATTCAGGAGAGCACGAGCTGTCCCAGCTCGCGGAGGTGCGCGGACTCGACGTTCCCTCGTCGCATCGCGCGCGCCTGGGCCCCGTCATCACCCTCGCCAAGCGCGGCGTGGGACAGGCCCTCGGGCCCCTGGCGCACGTGCTGCTCGCGCCCCAGGTCCGGTTCAACACCGCCCTGGCGGCCCTGCTGTCCGAGCCCGGGCACCGGTGGGCTGGCAGCGGCTGGGCGCGTCTCACGCCCCTGGCGGATCCCACGGACTGGCGCGCCTCCGAGGCGGTGCTGCTCCATGGGTTGAGCCCATTGCTCCAGGCCCAACATCGCTGGAACCTGGAGGTGCTGCGCTGGCTGGCGGACGCGGGTACCGCGTGGCCTCCGCGAGAGGCCCTGGGGGGCGAGCGGCTGCGGGCCCTCGAGGCGGGGTGCGATGTGCTCGCCGCCGTCGAGGGGCCTCGGTGGCTGCGCGCTTCCCGGCCGCTCTGGCGCGAGATGCTGCGCCGGCAGATCGCCTTCAACCATGCCTGTGTGCGCGGCCTGCGCCGCCTCATGGGTGAGTCGCGGCCGGAGCTGCGGATGCCTTCCGCGGAGGCGTACGAGGCCTGGTGGCGCGAGCGGGAGCCCGCGGACATCGCCCGGGCCGCCGCGGCCGTGGCCTCGCTCTCGCGCCGACCGGTGATCAGCCTCATCACCCCCACCTACGAGACCCCCGCCAAGGTGCTGCGCGCGTGCATCGAGTCCGTGCGGGCCCAGTCCTATCCGCACTGGGAGCTGTGCCTCGTGGACGATGGCTCGCGCGACCCCGAGGTGCGGCGCATCGCCGAGGCGTACGCCCGCGCCGAGCCGCGCATCCGCTTCGAGCCCCTGGTCCGCAACGGCGGCATCGCCCAGGCGAGCAACGCCGCCCTGGCGCTCGCCACGGGGGACTACGTGGGCTTCCTCGACCACGACGACGAGCTGGCGCCCCATGCCCTCGCGGAGGTCGCCCTCCACCTGGAGGCCCACCCGGACACGGACGTCCTCTATTCGGACGAGGACAAGATCGACCTCGAGGGCCGGCGCTTCAACCCCTACTTCAAGCCGGACTTCTCGCCGGACCTGCTGCGTTCGGTGAACTACTTCTGCCACTTCCTCGTGGTGCGCGCCTCGCTCGTGCGCGAGGTGGGCGGCGTGCACACGGGCTTCGAGGGCGCGCAGGACCACGACCTCATCCTGCGGCTGGTGGAGCGCACCGCGCGCGTCGCGCACCTGCCGCGCGTGCTCTACCACTGGCGCGCCATGCCGGGCTCGACCTCCCTCGACTCCAGCGCCAAGCCCGCCGCGTCCGACGCGGGCCGCCGGGCCGTGCTCGAGCACCTGCGGCGTCTGGGGGAACCGGCCCACGTGGAGACCCAGGCGCCCGGCGTGTACCGCGTGCGCCCGCTGCTCAGGGAGCCGCCCCGCGTGTCGATCCTCCTGCTCTCCGAGGAGGCGGACGAGGAGACGGAGACGGAGGCGCGGGAGCTGCTCGCGCGCACGGACTGGCCCCTGCTGGAGGTGGTGCTGTGCGCGGGAGCCGTCGCCGATGGGGAGCCGCGGCTGCGGCGGATCGCCCCCGCCCGCGAACCGGGACTGACGGTGGCCGCCAACCACCTGGCCCGCGCGGCGCGAGGCGAGGTGCTGGTGTTCCTCCAGCCGGGCTACCGGCCCCTGGAGCCCCGGTGGCTCGAGGAGCTGGCCTCGCAAGCCCTGCGGCCGGACATCGGCGTGGTGGGGGCCCGCCTCGTGGATGGCTCGGGACGCCTTCAAGGTGGAGGGCTCTGGCTCGGCGCCGAGGGCCAGCGTGTGGCGCCCTTCGCGGGCCTGCCGGATCCCTCACTCACGGCCCTGGGGGGCTCGCACTGGACCCGGAACGTGCTCGCCGTGGACGGCGCGTGTCTGACGGTGCGGCGCGAGGTGTTCGAGCGGGTGGGGGGCTTCGACGAGCGCCTGCCCATGGTCGGCGCGGACGTGGCGTTCTGCCTGCGCGTGACGCGGGAGGGCCCGCGGGGACTCCAGACGCCCTATGCCCGACTCATGTGGTGCGGACTGCCGCGCGTCGATGGCGCCGGGCGTTCGTCGCCCGCGGTGGCCCGGGATCCCTTCCACAACCCCAACCTGTCCCTGGACTCGGCGGGGGGCGTCGCGTTGGCCCGGACGGAGCGCTCGTCATGA
- a CDS encoding glycosyltransferase family 2 protein produces MTRGPEVLQELGRTLSRTRHVLEVQPASDVVARPGASDFAWEATGSQPTVALRSSRRALPSGWVWLELILRREGETEEAPLLFVTGATSAEVIRLPPPTHGLLRALVHLPAQVDALRLGVASRPLRFSVERVSVWEVGHAEASLRLALPMLTRLASDPERLTRAARKWWGVLRTQGPEGVVRTLREKSRGERPLESYEEWVRQYDTLDDTDRAAIRRRLEGLSLQPLISVVMPTYETPASLLREALDSVRQQLYPNWELCIADDASRSPDVKAVLAEYAAKDARIRYVVRPENGHISAASNSALALVRGEFIALLDHDDLLPEHALYRVVEELNAHPDADVLYSDEDKLDTQGRRFDPYFKPDWNLELFRAQNLISHLGVYRTSLVREVGGFRTGVEGSQDYDLALRVVERVPASHIRHIPLVLYHWRAIPGSTALSLGEKDYATRAARRALTEHYARVGDGRIQHAPSESGKLHASVYPLPEPRPLVSLIVSSRAGVRTRALHDSLARSTWSPFELIEVEGAGQDSARLNAAAARAQGTVWVWLQDSVEILTPDWLEPLVARALVEDVGAVGARLFAPDDTLHHGGLLLGVGGAVASSHAGLARGQGGYVERGSVQQEFSAVSAACLVMRRAVFEAVGGFDAERFPSAYNDVDLCLRLRERGYRVLWTPVATLRQHDTSVGVFPQEAAALRARWPAWFQDDPFYNPNLTLERGDHGLAWPPRVKRPWRS; encoded by the coding sequence ATGACACGTGGCCCGGAGGTGCTCCAGGAACTGGGACGCACGCTCTCGCGGACCCGGCACGTGCTGGAGGTCCAGCCCGCGAGCGACGTGGTGGCCCGACCCGGAGCCTCGGACTTCGCGTGGGAAGCCACCGGAAGCCAGCCCACCGTCGCGCTGCGCTCCTCGCGCCGTGCGCTGCCCTCGGGGTGGGTGTGGCTGGAGCTGATCCTGCGGCGAGAAGGGGAGACGGAGGAGGCGCCGCTGCTCTTCGTGACGGGCGCCACGAGCGCCGAGGTCATCCGACTGCCGCCCCCGACACACGGCCTGCTGCGGGCCCTGGTGCACCTGCCCGCCCAGGTGGACGCGCTCCGGCTGGGCGTGGCCAGTCGTCCCCTGCGCTTCTCCGTGGAGCGCGTGAGCGTCTGGGAGGTGGGGCATGCCGAGGCCTCGCTGCGGCTGGCGCTGCCGATGCTCACCCGGCTGGCGTCCGACCCGGAGCGGTTGACGCGCGCGGCGCGCAAGTGGTGGGGCGTCCTGCGCACCCAGGGCCCCGAGGGCGTCGTCCGCACCCTGCGCGAGAAGTCCCGGGGGGAGCGGCCCCTGGAGAGCTACGAGGAATGGGTCCGCCAGTACGACACGCTGGACGACACGGACCGCGCCGCCATCCGCCGTCGGCTGGAAGGCCTGTCCCTCCAACCGTTGATCTCCGTGGTGATGCCCACGTACGAGACGCCCGCGTCGCTCTTGCGCGAGGCGTTGGACTCCGTGCGCCAGCAGCTCTACCCGAACTGGGAGCTGTGCATCGCGGACGACGCCTCGCGCTCCCCCGACGTGAAGGCCGTGCTCGCCGAGTACGCCGCGAAGGACGCCCGCATCCGCTACGTGGTGCGTCCGGAGAACGGGCACATCTCCGCCGCGTCCAACTCGGCGCTCGCGCTCGTGCGGGGGGAGTTCATCGCCCTGTTGGACCACGACGATCTGCTGCCGGAGCACGCGCTCTACCGCGTCGTCGAGGAGCTCAACGCCCACCCCGACGCGGACGTGCTCTACAGCGACGAGGACAAGCTCGACACCCAGGGCCGCCGCTTCGATCCCTACTTCAAGCCGGATTGGAACCTGGAGCTGTTCCGCGCGCAGAACCTCATCAGCCACCTGGGCGTCTACCGCACGTCCCTCGTGCGCGAGGTGGGGGGCTTTCGCACGGGCGTGGAGGGCAGCCAGGACTACGACCTCGCCCTGCGCGTGGTGGAGCGGGTGCCCGCCTCGCACATCCGGCACATCCCCCTGGTGCTCTACCACTGGCGCGCCATCCCCGGATCCACGGCGCTGTCGCTCGGGGAGAAGGACTACGCGACCCGGGCCGCGCGCCGCGCCCTGACGGAGCACTACGCCCGCGTCGGTGACGGGCGCATCCAGCACGCGCCCAGCGAGAGTGGCAAGCTGCATGCCTCGGTCTACCCGCTGCCCGAGCCGCGTCCGCTCGTGAGCCTGATCGTGTCCTCCCGGGCGGGGGTCCGGACCCGCGCGCTGCACGACAGCCTCGCGCGGAGCACCTGGTCGCCGTTCGAGCTCATCGAGGTGGAGGGGGCGGGACAGGACTCGGCCCGCCTCAACGCGGCGGCGGCGCGCGCCCAGGGCACGGTATGGGTGTGGCTCCAGGACAGCGTGGAGATCCTCACCCCGGACTGGCTGGAGCCCCTGGTGGCGCGCGCGCTGGTGGAGGACGTGGGCGCCGTGGGCGCGCGGCTGTTCGCGCCGGATGACACCCTCCACCATGGCGGGCTGCTGCTGGGCGTGGGCGGCGCGGTCGCCTCCTCCCACGCGGGACTCGCCCGGGGGCAGGGGGGCTATGTCGAGCGGGGCAGCGTGCAGCAGGAGTTCTCCGCCGTGTCCGCCGCCTGTCTGGTGATGCGCCGCGCCGTGTTCGAGGCGGTGGGCGGCTTCGATGCCGAGCGCTTCCCCTCGGCGTACAACGACGTGGACCTGTGCCTGCGGCTGCGCGAGCGCGGCTACCGCGTCCTGTGGACCCCGGTGGCGACCCTGCGCCAGCACGACACGTCCGTGGGCGTCTTCCCCCAGGAGGCCGCGGCCCTGCGTGCGCGGTGGCCGGCCTGGTTCCAGGACGATCCCTTCTACAACCCCAACCTCACCCTCGAACGGGGCGACCATGGACTCGCCTGGCCGCCCCGGGTGAAGCGGCCCTGGAGATCCTGA